From the Zymoseptoria tritici IPO323 chromosome 2, whole genome shotgun sequence genome, the window GAGCAGCGTATCCGACAGACCGTGAGTCTTCTCGTTGCAGCCTTGAAGGAAAATACCTGCATCAGGTGCCACGGCGCCCTCCTCAAAGTCGACGGCGTAGTCGCGGCCGACTGACCAAGGCTTGTCCTTGCTGTCGCCGCCAGGCATACGGTCTCGTAGATCGTGGAGCATCTCCTCGTGGGAGTTGCGGATGTACCCGCTCGCAACGACGACTAAGTCGACGGTGATCTTCTCCGTGTTGTTGGTTTTGGCAGAGACATATGAACCGGAGTTGTTCTTGATTTCGAGCTCAACGGCAGGCCTTCCATCGAGTTCGACGTCGCGGACGCCAGTAACCTCTCTGTGGTTCAGGATGCGGTGAGGCCACTCGGTTTCGGAGCGGTATTTCAGCTGGTAGGCGTACATCTCGTTGTAGATTTCCTCGAGTAGCTCGATGCGGACGACGCCGTAGTTGGTGGCCTTGTCAAGTGCAATCGTCGCCTTCCTAACTTCAGGACTCTGAGCATAGATGTCGTCGACTCGATCGGGATTGAAGACTTCGTTGACGCTGTTTCCCGTTAGCTTGATCTCACCGTTGGAATATCCGTTCAACTTACAATGGAGAGTCATCACTTGGTCTCAAGGAAGACCCTCTGATCATCAAAAGCGACTGTGCTCCCGGGAAGCGGCTTGGGATGTTGTGCCAGACTTCTGCTGCACTCTGGCCGCCGCCAATGACGGCAACTGTTCGTGGTCCCTTGCCATCGGGGAAGATGTCGTGAACATGAGTGGCATATTGCGAAGAGTGGATGATTCGGGAGTGAGGATACGGGAATGCCTTGGGAATGTTCGGTTTGCCACCAGCAGCAATAACAACCTGCTTCGCTTTGAGGGTCTGAGATTCGCCGGTAGTCTTGTTGAGGGAGGTGACCTGGAAGTATTTTGCGGCTCCGTTCTGGTTGACCTCGCCTGCCTTCACACTTTGCACCGTTTGGCTGTAGTCGACAACGTTGGCAAAGTGCTCGGCACACCACCGCATGTAGTCCTCGTATTCGATACGCTGTGGCAGGAAGGTGCCCAGATTCGTGAAGGACACGAGTCTACCCTTCTCGTGCAAGTAGTTGACAAAGGTGAACTCGCTGCGGGGGTTGCGGAGTGTTGCCATGTCCTTCATGAAGGTGATTTGCATCTTGGCTCCGGGCAGGAGCATACCAGCATGCCATGCGAACTTGGGTTGTTGCTCCAGGAATCGGACTCTCGGAGTGCGGGTGGAAAGTCTTGTGCCTTTCAATTCGAGAGAATCGTGAAGAGCAacggcgatggcgagagcTGCAGGTCCAAAACCAACACAGACGAGGTCTtggacatcgtcgtcgtcggaacGCTGCAAGTTGGACTCGCCAACGACAGCAGGCAAGTCATCACCGAGTGAGCTTGGGAGAGTCTCGTTCTCCAGGTACGATGGAGTTTCAGAGGTATCGTCCGAGACGGATAGAGCGTGTGGTGACATGATTGGTGTTTCTAGAGCCTCATTCAAGGTCCTGTAGTATGTCGATGGGAGGGTAGATCGCGGGCGGAGGGATAATTCCTTCAGAGTGGACGGCGGGAAGAAGGAAATAAAGGTGCAAGTCACACTGACAACAGAGATTGTTCGGAAGATGTTCGTTATTCGGCGGGATTATTGCACGATGCAATGCAACGATGGAGACTGCCTTCTTGAGCCGAGTTGCCTTAGTTTCAAAAAAAAGTAGGTAGGCACTACTGTCACGGTTGATGATCCTCGAATGGTGGAAACACTATAGAAATTGCACTAAAAAGTGATCTCAGTTCCCCATCATCACCACGGACGAGGGAGAACGCAGATGAGTGGCCAAAGTCTATACGTAGTCCATGTCGTCAGCACGTTGTGCAATAAAGCGGCCAAGCGGCTTTTTTGCCTTTCGTTCGTTCGTGTGAACACGATGGGAAGCGAAAAGTCGGGAGCCCAGAAACATGTCACTGCAGTGTCCATCCCACGATGCAGGCTGTCATACGGTCCTCGAAGCGAAGCGTCGCCAAGGGAGGTTGAACTGAACTGCTTCATCGTACATGGCCAAGCGCAGATTTTCCTCGCCAAAGTCAAGCCACTGGCCCACTCGCGTACCCTGCAGTGGAGATAGAAAACGAAGACAGTTATCTGATCCGAACTGAAGCCGTAAGATCAAAGTGCTAATTGAGACGTAGTGACTGCTCCGTAGTCAAGGGTGGGGTGCCCTAGACTCATGGCACCCCAGCAAACGTAATCGAATCATCCGGTCCGATCCCGAACGGTACATCATTCTGCGTGGGAACTTGTCCTTCCGGCGTCGTTCCTGCGCCCGTCGCCTGTCACCTGTGACATCTCCCACGCGAGCGAGCCTCCTCCGCTCGTCCTCGCGGAGCGGTATCGGAGAAGCACATGAAGAGCGGGCGGGATGGAGTACTCGTATGCGGAAGAACGATGGGAAAAAATTGAATCGCTGCGTTAAGTCGTTTGTCTACTAGCCATGCAGCATCAATGCTACGCGAGGGATTGCGCCTTGGCCATGCTGGCGTACAACCCACCCTCGGCGACCAATTCGGCGTGCGTACCGTGTGCGATCACTCTTCCGGATTCGAATACAAAGATCTTGTCCACGTGCTGAATGCTGGCCAGGCGGTGAGCGACGATCACCGTAGTGCGGCCTTTGGCGGCTTCGGCGAGTGCTGCTTGGACGTGGGCCTCGCTGTGTGCGTCTAATGCAGACGTTGGCTCGTCTAGCAACAGAACGTCCGGATCGCGGACGAGAGCCCGGGCAATTGCGAGCCTTTGCTTCTGACCTCCACTCAGTTGTGAGGAGCTGCTCGATCCGCAGTCGGTGTTGTAGCCATCTGGTAGACTCGTGATGAAGTCGTGCAGACCGCACTTCTTGCAAGCTGCGATGACTTGCTCGTCAGAAACAGTCTCGCCGGAAGGCGCCCCCAATTTCACGTTGTAAAGAACAGAGCCGGTGAAGAGATCTGGATCCTGAGATACCAGACCCATGTGGCTTCTCAGCTTTCTGACGTCCATCTCGCGGATGTTGACTCCATCGTAGAGTACGGACCCGGC encodes:
- the SIDA gene encoding putative L-ornithine 5-monooxygenase (Shows high sequence similarity to sidA of E. nidulans. sidA encodes an L-ornithine 5-monooxygenase allows L-ornithine to be used for the synthesis of siderophores. Important for iron uptake), which codes for MSPHALSVSDDTSETPSYLENETLPSSLGDDLPAVVGESNLQRSDDDDVQDLVCVGFGPAALAIAVALHDSLELKGTRLSTRTPRVRFLEQQPKFAWHAGMLLPGAKMQITFMKDMATLRNPRSEFTFVNYLHEKGRLVSFTNLGTFLPQRIEYEDYMRWCAEHFANVVDYSQTVQSVKAGEVNQNGAAKYFQVTSLNKTTGESQTLKAKQVVIAAGGKPNIPKAFPYPHSRIIHSSQYATHVHDIFPDGKGPRTVAVIGGGQSAAEVWHNIPSRFPGAQSLLMIRGSSLRPSDDSPFVNEVFNPDRVDDIYAQSPEVRKATIALDKATNYGVVRIELLEEIYNEMYAYQLKYRSETEWPHRILNHREVTGVRDVELDGRPAVELEIKNNSGSYVSAKTNNTEKITVDLVVVASGYIRNSHEEMLHDLRDRMPGGDSKDKPWSVGRDYAVDFEEGAVAPDAGIFLQGCNEKTHGLSDTLLSILAVRGGEMVDRIFGMSAEAQKKSVQSSFEQKR